A part of Abyssisolibacter fermentans genomic DNA contains:
- a CDS encoding sigma 54-interacting transcriptional regulator, with amino-acid sequence MEFKLIDIQEAVIKYANIISQILQVEVEIADKNLIRIAGTGIFKNRVNKDMCNEGCVYKFALESGETQIIHKPRYHELCLTCLNRNTCEEKFEVCTPIKLKGVPIGVIGLICINEAQKKHLLSNFDVHMEFLQQISEFISIAAYEKWEKVREQNYLKSLNFVIDKIENGVIILNKDKYITHINEKGIKQLKLSDDYSRNIVNITLIGDSFLEFKKYQVTINKRSYNLIGELYKLKLSDEQFDEMLIFGDEKKIKDNISKYTNINQVITCEDILSNSNKMSILKNNIKKISLSNSTVLITGESGTGKELFARAIHNESIRKTKPFIAVNCGAIPDALLESELFGYVKGAFTGANPIGKIGKFELADKGTIFLDEIGDMPIYLQTKLLRVLQEKKITKIGSNKVIDVDIRVIAATNKELIKAIEENKFREDLYYRLNIIPFEVPPLRERITDIRILTNYFIKKYSNLFGKKYSNIEVKKEVWDVFFMYSWPGNVRELENTIEFMINMVDNSGILDLSTIPKSIIQNKREIKKKSVDLCKLHELEKNAIKRALEIYGSTTEGKKAAAKKLGIGIATLYRKMKHYNLSK; translated from the coding sequence GTGGAGTTTAAATTAATAGATATTCAAGAAGCTGTTATTAAATATGCAAACATTATATCTCAAATACTGCAGGTAGAAGTTGAAATAGCAGATAAAAACCTTATAAGAATTGCTGGGACAGGCATATTTAAAAATAGAGTAAACAAAGATATGTGTAATGAAGGTTGTGTTTACAAATTTGCGTTAGAATCGGGTGAAACTCAAATAATTCATAAACCTCGTTATCATGAGCTATGTTTGACATGTCTAAATAGAAATACCTGTGAGGAAAAATTTGAAGTGTGTACTCCGATAAAATTAAAAGGGGTGCCAATAGGAGTTATAGGGCTAATTTGTATAAATGAAGCTCAGAAGAAACATTTATTGTCTAATTTTGATGTACATATGGAATTTTTACAGCAGATTTCAGAATTTATCAGTATTGCTGCATATGAAAAGTGGGAGAAAGTACGAGAACAAAATTATTTGAAATCATTAAATTTTGTTATCGATAAGATAGAAAATGGAGTAATTATTTTAAATAAAGATAAATATATAACTCATATTAATGAAAAGGGTATTAAACAATTAAAGTTATCAGATGATTATAGTAGAAATATAGTAAATATAACGCTTATTGGTGATAGCTTCTTGGAATTTAAAAAATATCAAGTAACAATAAATAAGAGAAGCTATAATTTAATAGGAGAACTTTATAAATTAAAGCTATCAGATGAACAATTCGATGAAATGTTAATTTTTGGTGATGAAAAAAAGATTAAAGATAATATATCGAAATATACAAATATAAATCAAGTTATTACATGTGAAGATATTTTAAGTAATTCAAATAAAATGAGTATTCTAAAAAATAATATAAAGAAAATAAGCTTATCTAATTCAACAGTTTTAATAACTGGAGAAAGTGGTACTGGCAAAGAATTATTTGCAAGAGCTATTCATAATGAAAGTATAAGAAAAACTAAACCTTTTATTGCAGTAAATTGTGGAGCTATTCCAGATGCTTTACTTGAAAGTGAACTTTTTGGTTATGTAAAAGGAGCTTTTACAGGAGCTAATCCAATAGGTAAAATAGGTAAATTTGAGCTTGCTGACAAAGGAACGATTTTTTTGGATGAAATAGGAGACATGCCGATTTATCTTCAAACAAAACTACTAAGAGTATTGCAAGAAAAGAAGATAACAAAAATTGGATCGAACAAAGTTATAGATGTTGATATAAGAGTTATAGCTGCAACTAACAAAGAACTTATTAAAGCTATTGAAGAAAATAAATTTAGGGAAGATTTATACTACAGATTAAATATAATTCCTTTTGAAGTTCCCCCACTAAGAGAAAGAATAACTGATATTAGAATATTAACAAATTATTTTATCAAGAAATATTCAAATTTATTTGGCAAGAAATATTCAAATATAGAAGTAAAAAAAGAAGTATGGGATGTTTTTTTTATGTATTCATGGCCTGGGAATGTACGTGAATTAGAGAATACAATTGAATTTATGATTAATATGGTAGATAACAGTGGGATACTTGATTTGTCAACAATACCAAAGAGTATTATTCAAAATAAAAGAGAAATAAAGAAAAAAAGTGTGGATTTATGCAAATTACATGAACTAGAAAAAAATGCTATCAAAAGAGCTTTAGAAATCTATGGCTCAACAACTGAAGGAAAAAAAGCAGCAGCAAAAAAGCTTGGTATAGGAATCGCTACTTTATATAGAAAGATGAAACATTATAATTTATCAAAATGA
- the dpaL gene encoding diaminopropionate ammonia-lyase — protein sequence MNECFKLVHYDRKKDNLFPVDNFGYKNAQKVQKFHASFPEYSETPLVKLDNLAQNLGIKKIFVKDESYRFGLNAFKVLGGSYSIGNYIAKALGLDISELPYERLISHEIRDKFGEKTFVTATDGNHGRGVAWTANRLKQKSVVYMPKGSAEERLKNIQALGSDASITDLNYDDAVRLANSGAEKNGWIMVQDTAWEGYEDIPSWIMQGYTTMAYEAAQQLKAYEIEKPTHIFLQAGVGALSGGVTGFFADLYGDEERPIITIVEPNKADCIYRTAKADDGKLHFVTGDMDTIMAGLACGEPCTIGWKVLHDHADNFVSCPDYVAAKGMRVLGNPINNDARVISGESGAATLGFVSEVMQNKSLDWLREELQLDENSTVLCFSTEGDTDKENYRRIVWDGLHESY from the coding sequence ATGAATGAGTGTTTTAAGTTAGTACATTATGATAGAAAAAAAGATAATTTGTTTCCTGTTGATAATTTTGGTTATAAAAATGCTCAAAAGGTGCAAAAATTTCACGCAAGTTTTCCAGAGTATTCAGAAACTCCATTGGTAAAATTAGATAACTTGGCACAAAATTTAGGAATTAAAAAAATCTTTGTTAAAGATGAGAGTTATCGCTTTGGACTAAATGCTTTTAAAGTATTAGGGGGTTCTTATTCTATAGGGAATTATATTGCTAAAGCTTTAGGATTAGATATAAGTGAACTACCATATGAGCGTTTGATTTCTCATGAAATTCGAGATAAATTTGGAGAAAAAACATTTGTTACAGCTACAGATGGTAACCATGGAAGAGGAGTTGCTTGGACTGCTAATCGACTAAAACAAAAGTCAGTAGTGTATATGCCAAAAGGATCTGCTGAGGAAAGACTTAAAAATATTCAAGCACTTGGTTCAGATGCTAGTATAACTGACCTAAATTATGATGATGCAGTACGCCTTGCTAATTCTGGAGCTGAAAAAAATGGGTGGATAATGGTCCAAGATACAGCATGGGAAGGATATGAGGATATTCCATCTTGGATTATGCAAGGATATACTACTATGGCTTATGAAGCAGCACAACAATTAAAAGCATATGAAATCGAGAAGCCTACACATATTTTTCTACAAGCAGGAGTAGGAGCTCTGTCAGGAGGAGTTACTGGCTTTTTTGCAGACTTATATGGCGACGAAGAAAGACCTATAATAACTATCGTAGAACCAAATAAAGCAGATTGCATTTATAGAACAGCAAAGGCTGATGATGGCAAATTACATTTTGTAACAGGTGATATGGATACTATTATGGCAGGTCTAGCATGTGGAGAACCATGTACTATTGGGTGGAAAGTTTTACATGACCATGCTGATAATTTCGTTTCTTGTCCTGATTATGTTGCAGCAAAAGGAATGCGAGTTTTAGGTAATCCTATAAATAATGATGCAAGAGTAATATCAGGTGAGAGTGGTGCTGCAACACTAGGTTTTGTAAGTGAAGTAATGCAAAATAAGAGTTTAGACTGGTTAAGAGAAGAATTACAATTAGATGAAAATTCAACAGTTTTATGTTTTTCTACTGAAGGTGATACAGATAAAGAAAATTATCGACGAATAGTATGGGATGGCTTACATGAAAGTTATTAA
- a CDS encoding alanine/glycine:cation symporter family protein, whose amino-acid sequence MFEMIVNATDFLWGTPLMILMVGTGLLLSVRTGFFQIRGFGTVCKKTFGELFNKSKSKTTNEGNLSSFQALTTVLAGTVGSGNIAGVAAAIAIGGPGAVFWMWIIALVGMMTKMAEVTLAVKYRKKGENGEFYGGPMHYMRKGMGKAGGILGGIYVVALLVEVITDACFVQTNTLATSAQDVFGIPLIVSGIVLVGLSILIIMTGGIRKIGNVCEKLIPPMVIVFIVGALVVIISNIGNVPAAFAMIFKYAFSPAPAVGGFAGSTISLAVGRGASRGIFSSETGMGTATTVHATAQTDHPIHQGMYGVIEVFIDTIIVCTLTALSIIASGVWCNGHTGVVLTFDAFRSVWGQFGIIILCVSVILFTYSSYLGFFIEFRTCIEYIFGEKSVKYLQWFFFIPPILAVTMEVEAIWSLADIAVGFIVIPNLIALIAMNGKFVELFKEYTRKKKATS is encoded by the coding sequence ATGTTTGAAATGATTGTTAATGCTACGGATTTTTTATGGGGAACTCCCTTGATGATTTTAATGGTCGGTACAGGATTACTTTTAAGTGTTCGAACAGGTTTTTTTCAGATTAGAGGGTTTGGTACTGTATGTAAAAAGACTTTTGGTGAATTGTTTAATAAAAGCAAATCAAAAACTACTAATGAAGGTAACTTAAGTTCATTTCAAGCTTTAACAACTGTTTTAGCAGGAACAGTTGGAAGTGGAAACATTGCGGGAGTAGCCGCAGCTATTGCTATTGGCGGACCAGGTGCAGTTTTTTGGATGTGGATTATAGCTTTAGTTGGTATGATGACAAAAATGGCTGAAGTAACTTTAGCAGTAAAATATCGTAAAAAAGGTGAAAATGGAGAATTTTATGGTGGACCAATGCATTATATGCGTAAAGGCATGGGAAAAGCTGGTGGTATTTTAGGAGGTATTTATGTAGTTGCTTTATTGGTTGAAGTTATAACTGATGCTTGCTTTGTTCAGACAAATACATTAGCAACATCAGCACAAGATGTATTTGGTATTCCTTTAATTGTAAGTGGAATTGTTTTGGTTGGTTTAAGTATTTTAATAATTATGACAGGTGGTATTAGAAAAATAGGTAACGTTTGTGAAAAGCTGATTCCGCCTATGGTTATAGTTTTTATTGTTGGAGCACTAGTTGTCATTATTTCTAATATTGGGAATGTTCCAGCCGCTTTTGCAATGATATTTAAATATGCTTTTTCACCAGCTCCAGCAGTAGGAGGGTTTGCAGGGTCAACTATTTCTTTGGCAGTAGGACGTGGCGCTTCTCGTGGAATATTCTCAAGTGAAACAGGTATGGGAACTGCTACAACTGTACATGCAACAGCTCAAACAGATCATCCAATTCATCAAGGTATGTATGGTGTTATAGAAGTATTTATTGATACAATTATTGTATGTACATTAACAGCATTATCAATAATCGCAAGTGGAGTTTGGTGTAATGGTCATACAGGTGTAGTACTTACATTTGATGCTTTTAGAAGTGTTTGGGGACAATTTGGAATAATTATTCTTTGTGTTTCTGTTATATTATTTACGTATTCATCCTATTTAGGTTTCTTTATTGAATTCCGTACATGCATAGAATATATTTTTGGAGAAAAAAGTGTAAAATATCTACAGTGGTTTTTCTTTATTCCACCAATTCTAGCGGTAACTATGGAAGTTGAAGCGATATGGTCTTTAGCTGATATTGCTGTAGGATTTATTGTTATACCTAATTTGATTGCTTTGATAGCTATGAATGGCAAATTTGTAGAACTTTTTAAAGAATATACACGAAAAAAGAAAGCTACTTCGTAA
- a CDS encoding winged helix-turn-helix transcriptional regulator, with the protein MKAESKYQNKYDSCNLTYALNVVGGKWRLPILWALYKHDILRYNELKRAIEGITNMMLTQSLKELENHGIVHRKQYMEIPPRVEYSLTEDGKDLIPALIALAKWGKQIKEKNKRD; encoded by the coding sequence ATGAAAGCAGAATCAAAATACCAAAACAAATATGATAGTTGTAATTTGACATATGCCTTAAATGTTGTTGGTGGAAAATGGCGGCTCCCTATTCTTTGGGCTCTTTATAAACATGACATTCTAAGATACAACGAATTGAAAAGAGCAATTGAAGGCATCACTAATATGATGTTGACACAGTCTTTAAAAGAATTGGAAAACCACGGCATTGTACATCGCAAGCAATATATGGAGATACCTCCTAGAGTCGAATATTCACTAACAGAAGATGGTAAAGATTTAATCCCAGCTTTGATTGCATTGGCTAAATGGGGAAAACAGATAAAGGAAAAAAATAAGCGCGATTAA
- a CDS encoding sulfite exporter TauE/SafE family protein codes for MNFQIQIMSCLFIFTFCGYTIQTVTGFGAVIFALPLCMLFVNRLDVLPVFLMMSIYQSLSVAYKDKEFIDKIDFAKMFALAISGMIVGMMLGNIIPERQLNISLGIFIILNSLYSLYLLYTNRQNKKVLKPYHYIYPILSGMMQSAYGMGGPLISMYMDKVTNNKNTYRGMLSLYWGLLNPFIIIGYFIRGQITIDHFYMFLLLFPAVLLGLFIGNKALTKISIIRFQIFVYILLICIGITLFI; via the coding sequence ATGAATTTTCAAATTCAGATTATGTCATGTTTGTTCATATTTACATTTTGTGGGTATACAATACAAACAGTTACAGGCTTTGGAGCTGTGATTTTTGCATTACCACTTTGCATGTTGTTTGTGAATAGGCTAGATGTTTTACCAGTATTTTTAATGATGTCGATATACCAATCTTTAAGTGTCGCATATAAAGATAAAGAATTTATAGATAAAATCGATTTTGCAAAAATGTTTGCATTAGCGATTAGCGGTATGATTGTTGGAATGATGTTAGGAAATATCATTCCAGAACGCCAATTAAATATTTCACTTGGTATATTTATTATTTTAAATTCACTATACAGCCTTTATTTACTTTATACAAATAGACAAAATAAAAAAGTTTTAAAACCTTATCACTATATATATCCAATATTAAGTGGTATGATGCAATCAGCTTATGGAATGGGCGGACCGCTTATTTCTATGTATATGGATAAAGTAACAAACAATAAGAATACATATCGTGGTATGTTATCGCTTTATTGGGGTTTGCTTAATCCATTTATTATAATAGGGTATTTTATACGTGGACAAATAACCATAGATCATTTTTATATGTTTTTATTACTTTTTCCTGCAGTTTTATTAGGACTTTTTATAGGAAATAAAGCTCTTACAAAAATATCAATAATAAGATTTCAAATATTTGTATATATACTGCTTATATGTATAGGCATTACATTATTTATCTAA
- a CDS encoding sulfite exporter TauE/SafE family protein: MITAIIIANFVIGISIGVSGIAGFLLPMFYVGVLTLPVADSMTLSFAAFAVSGIIGTLSYHRSGDIDFKFIMKLMIGSIIGSLIGVWANGMVDVRTAKIVLYIMVLCSSISLLFSRKDGDENSKLYKLRNNNIFVVLVGTLIAAISSFSGAGGPILSVPLLSLLGFNIRQAVGMSLFNSIFIAIPAFIGYYTKASLSQILLFMILCAISHGIGTLIGARISSKINQRILKLGIAFFSIIVSVYMLWTVI; the protein is encoded by the coding sequence ATGATTACAGCTATTATTATCGCAAATTTTGTTATTGGTATAAGCATAGGAGTTTCAGGTATAGCAGGATTTTTATTACCTATGTTTTATGTAGGTGTACTTACATTACCTGTTGCTGACAGTATGACATTAAGTTTTGCTGCATTTGCCGTATCAGGCATTATAGGAACATTATCATATCACAGAAGCGGTGACATTGATTTTAAATTTATTATGAAATTGATGATAGGAAGTATAATCGGTTCACTTATCGGTGTATGGGCAAATGGTATGGTGGACGTTCGTACCGCTAAAATCGTACTATATATAATGGTATTATGTTCAAGTATATCATTGTTGTTTTCACGCAAAGACGGCGATGAAAATTCAAAATTATATAAACTACGTAATAATAATATTTTTGTTGTTTTAGTAGGCACTTTGATAGCGGCAATATCATCATTCAGCGGTGCCGGAGGACCTATATTATCAGTACCATTGTTATCGTTATTAGGATTTAATATACGTCAAGCAGTAGGTATGAGCTTGTTTAATTCAATATTTATTGCAATACCTGCATTTATTGGCTATTACACTAAAGCAAGTTTATCACAAATATTATTGTTTATGATTTTATGCGCAATTTCACACGGTATAGGTACTTTAATTGGTGCACGTATTTCAAGTAAAATAAATCAACGCATATTAAAACTAGGAATTGCATTTTTCTCCATAATAGTTTCTGTTTATATGCTATGGACAGTTATTTAA
- a CDS encoding Na+/H+ antiporter NhaC family protein — protein MKEKINFWALTPILLFLALTFGFGLYCGSSKIVDAIVFFMIATFVAIFMNTDRPVMDKVSTFAKGAANENTVIMILIFLLAGGFAGVARAGGAVDSVVNFFLSFVPDFMLVPGLFFVSALVALALGTSVGTVTAMAPIAVGLAEATGIPVALVVGAALGGAAFGDNMSVISDTTIAATRLCGVEMRDKFRVNFFIVLPAAILTMIIFGFMTSGQDYTFIAGEYQLIRILPFAVVLITALAGVNVFYVLLIGIGLASGIGVAQGTFVSEYGQIVGCLQVFQKGMLGMAKISMIVLIVGGIIEIMKYNGGIAWIVQALDKRAHGPKTGVLANIALTVLVTIFVANSTVAISAVAPIEMETTKKYGIDPRKTAAYVDLFATSTMANVPWGGMMLAAASTASACMTTGELTAVEILKYSTYSQLAMISGVIMLFLGIPRLKNRNAKKA, from the coding sequence TAGCCTTAACATTTGGCTTTGGGCTTTATTGTGGAAGTTCAAAAATAGTTGATGCAATTGTATTCTTTATGATAGCAACATTTGTCGCAATATTTATGAACACAGACAGACCGGTAATGGACAAAGTTTCAACTTTTGCTAAAGGTGCAGCAAATGAAAACACAGTTATTATGATTTTGATTTTCTTGCTTGCAGGAGGTTTTGCAGGTGTTGCTCGTGCAGGTGGCGCAGTAGATAGTGTTGTAAACTTCTTCCTGTCATTTGTACCTGACTTTATGCTTGTACCTGGATTATTCTTTGTTTCAGCCCTTGTTGCTTTGGCATTAGGTACATCAGTTGGTACAGTTACTGCTATGGCTCCTATTGCAGTTGGCCTTGCAGAAGCTACCGGAATTCCTGTAGCATTAGTTGTTGGTGCAGCTCTTGGTGGTGCAGCATTTGGCGACAATATGTCAGTTATTTCAGATACAACAATAGCAGCTACAAGACTTTGTGGCGTTGAAATGAGAGATAAATTCCGTGTCAATTTCTTTATTGTATTGCCGGCTGCAATATTAACAATGATAATATTTGGTTTTATGACATCTGGACAAGATTATACATTTATTGCAGGTGAATATCAGTTAATACGTATTTTGCCATTTGCAGTTGTACTTATTACTGCACTTGCAGGAGTGAATGTATTCTATGTATTATTAATTGGTATTGGTCTTGCAAGCGGCATTGGTGTAGCTCAAGGCACATTTGTAAGTGAATATGGCCAGATTGTAGGATGCTTGCAGGTATTCCAAAAAGGTATGCTTGGCATGGCTAAAATTTCTATGATTGTTTTGATAGTTGGTGGTATCATCGAAATTATGAAATACAATGGTGGTATTGCATGGATTGTTCAGGCTCTTGACAAACGTGCTCATGGACCAAAAACAGGTGTACTTGCTAATATTGCTTTGACAGTTTTAGTTACAATATTTGTAGCAAATTCAACAGTTGCTATTTCTGCAGTAGCACCAATTGAAATGGAAACAACAAAAAAATACGGTATTGATCCTAGAAAAACAGCAGCTTATGTTGACTTGTTTGCTACATCAACAATGGCTAACGTACCTTGGGGAGGTATGATGCTTGCAGCTGCTTCTACAGCATCAGCTTGTATGACTACAGGTGAATTGACAGCAGTAGAAATTCTTAAATATTCTACATATTCACAGTTAGCTATGATATCAGGTGTTATTATGCTTTTCCTTGGAATACCAAGACTTAAAAATAGAAATGCTAAAAAAGCTTAA
- the tnpA gene encoding IS200/IS605 family transposase gives MEYNKNSHAIYNIKYHIIWVTKYRYKVLVKPISIRLRDLIIQGCEARNIKMIKGSVGKDHVHMLVSCPPNLSPSKTVQYLKGRSSRLLQEQYPELRKRYWGQHLWARGYFLRAVGNVTEGIVKNYIENQ, from the coding sequence TAGTCATGCGATATATAATATTAAGTACCATATAATATGGGTTACAAAATACAGATATAAAGTATTAGTAAAACCAATTTCAATAAGACTAAGAGACTTAATAATACAAGGATGTGAAGCAAGAAATATCAAGATGATAAAAGGTAGTGTAGGAAAAGACCATGTTCATATGTTAGTATCATGTCCACCAAATTTATCACCAAGTAAAACAGTACAGTACTTGAAAGGAAGATCGTCTAGATTATTACAAGAACAGTACCCAGAGTTAAGAAAAAGGTATTGGGGACAACATTTGTGGGCAAGAGGATATTTTTTGCGGGCAGTAGGTAATGTAACAGAAGGAATAGTGAAAAATTATATAGAAAACCAATAA
- a CDS encoding GNAT family N-acetyltransferase, with amino-acid sequence MKYEIIRERDAYLVKSLCNELMVYQKSKAKITPERFDSMSFETRLLPSLEKADKNFIMIAKDDDEVVGYVYCNLSAKEVYDNDFATFFDINSVEDQVGCLSQFFIKDGYRGSGIGTRLFNEGMKWLNQLDVKDLFIFVSNGNDNALSFYKHKGFKESHKILDGFITVLRNM; translated from the coding sequence ATGAAATATGAAATTATAAGAGAAAGAGATGCATATTTAGTAAAATCACTATGCAATGAATTGATGGTATATCAGAAAAGTAAAGCTAAGATTACACCTGAAAGGTTTGATTCGATGTCATTCGAAACACGACTTCTTCCTTCATTAGAAAAGGCGGATAAAAATTTCATTATGATAGCTAAAGATGATGACGAAGTTGTTGGTTATGTTTACTGTAATTTATCAGCTAAAGAAGTCTATGATAATGATTTTGCAACTTTCTTCGATATAAATTCCGTTGAAGATCAGGTCGGTTGTTTATCTCAATTTTTTATAAAAGACGGTTATAGAGGCTCTGGTATTGGTACACGATTATTTAATGAAGGCATGAAGTGGTTAAATCAATTAGATGTAAAAGATCTATTTATTTTCGTTTCAAACGGTAATGATAATGCACTTAGCTTCTACAAGCATAAGGGATTTAAAGAATCTCATAAAATATTAGACGGTTTTATTACTGTTTTGAGGAATATGTAA